The DNA region CCCGCCCAGCAGGCCCTGCGCGACGTTCATGAACCAGTCCCCGGCGCCCAGCTTGTCGAACACCGCGCCGAACAGCACGAACAGGAACACGATCTGCGCCGACACGCCGATCGCCGTGCCGAAAATCCCCTCCGTGTTCGCGAACAGCTGCCCCACCACCTGCGGCCAGGTCTGCCCGGCGTGCAGCTGCAACTGCGGCCCCAGGTCCCCCTGAATCAGGCCCTTCGGGCCCGTCAGGGCGTACAGCATGAACACGCCCGCCACGATCGGCATGGCAATCCCGATGGTCCGCCACGCCGCGAGCAGCAGCAGCACGATCATCGCGCTGCCCACCCACACGTCCGTGCTGGTCAGCGACCCGCCCTGCACGTTCGCGATCGTCGGGTACTGCCGGATCAGATACACAGCCGTACCGGTCGCCGCCGCGCCCAGCACCCAGTCCAGCCACGGCACCCGCGTCTGCGGCCGGTCCGGGGTCTTGCGGAACGGGAACACCAGGTACGCCAGCGCGAACGCGAACGCCAGGTGCACCGCCCGCAGGGTCAGCAGGTCCACCGTGCCCTTCTGCGCCGCCCACATCTGGAACGCGCACCACGCCAGGGCCAACGCCGTGACCAGCCATTTCGGGAACCCGCTGAGTTTCCGGCCGCCGGTCTCGGCCGCCTCGACCATCTCGATGGCGCGGCGCTCACCCTCGGTGGTCGCCTCGTGCGCGTGCAGGAAGAAGGGGTCGTGATGCGGCGGAGCTTCATACCGCGCATCCTGAAACTGCCGGGGGTTGGGAATAGGGGAGGTGGGTTCTCTGGGGTCAGTCATGCAGGTCCTCGGTCAGGCGGAACTCGGGGAAAGGGGAGGGGGCCAGCCGCACATGCTGGCAGCTGGCCCCGGATCGCGGCGGCATCCGCCAGGACTTACTTGACGTTCAGGCCGTTTTCCTTGAAGAACTTGATGGCGCCCGGGTGGAAGGGCACGCCGGCGCCCTTCGTGGCCTTGGTCAGGCTGAAGTTGGTGTTCAGGCTGGGGTGGATGGCCTTCAGGGCCTTCTCGTCCCCGAAGGTGGCCTTCATCGCCTTGTACACCGCGTCCTCGCTGAGCGCGGTGGTCGTGACCATCACGGCCTGCACGGCCACGCTGGGCACCGTGGCGCCCACGCCCTTGTAGCTCTTGGCGGGCACGTTGTAGCGCACGTAGAAGGGGTACTTCTTGATCAGGGCGGTGGCCTGGTTGCCGCTGACCGGCACGATCTTCACGTCCACCGTCTGCGCGATCTGACTGATGGCGCTGGCGCCCACACCCACCGTGTAGAACAGCGCGTCGGCGCGCTTGTCCTGCATCAGCGTGATGCCCTGCGCAGGCGAAACGCGCAGCTGCTGCCCCAGGTCATCGAAGCCCAGGCCGTACGCCTCCAGCACCTGCCGGGCCGTCTGCTCGGTGCCGGACCCCAAATCGCCCGTCACCACGCGCTTGCCCTTCAGGTCCGCGACGCTGTTGATCTTCGCGTCCTTGCGGGCCACGATGTGCAGCACCTCCGGGTACAGCACGCCCATGGCACGCACCTTGTTGTTCGCCTTGCCCTCGAAGGAGCTCACGCCCGTCCCGCGGAACGCGTAGAAGGCGATGTCGTTCTGCACGATCGCCATGTCCAGCTCCCCGGTCGCCAGGGCGCTCATGTTGAACACGCTCCCGCCGGTGCTGCGGGCGTTGGCGCGCACGCCACCCGCGTCGTTCATAAGTTTCGCCATGCCGGTCCCCACCGGGAAGTACACCCCGGTCGTGCTGCCGGTCCCGATGGTCAGGAAGGTCGTGCCCTGCGCCAGCGCGGCCGCAGCCACACCCAGGCCCAGAACGGCGGTCAGTTGCTTGATGCTTTTTTTCATAGGTGGAACCTCCAGGTCAGGCCGGCACACGGTCGCCGGTCGGACATGAGAAATCGAAGTGAACGCCCACACACTAGCGCGCCCCGGCCCGCCACACCGTGAGTCGCACCGACAACTTCCCCACGCGCCCCACCACCCTGTCCGGACCACTCCCGCCCCCGGCCGCGCCCCCCGGGCAGCAGGCGTGTACAGTAACGGCCATGACCCAGGCCCGCCCCACGCCCCGCCCGGCGGCCCACACGCAGGCGGCCGGCCAGCCCATGATCCAGATCCGCGACGTGCACAAGCACTTCGGCAGCTTTCACGCCCTGCGCGGCGTGAACCTCGACGTGAAAAGCGGCGAGGTCGTCGTCGTGATCGGCCCGTCGGGCAGCGGCAAGAGCACCTTCATCCGCACCATCAACGCCCTCGACGCCCACGACCAGGGCACCATCATCGTGGACGGCATCGAACTCAACGGCCGCGGCAACCTCGACGCCATCCGCCGCGAAGTCGGCATGGTCTTCCAGAGCTTCAACCTCTTCCCCCACCTCACCGTGCTGGAAAACATCACCCTGGCCCCCACCCGCGTGCGCCGCACCAGCCGGCCCGAAGCCGACGCCCGCGGCCTGGAACTCCTCCGCCGCGTGGGCATCGAGGAACAGGCCCACAAGTACCCCGCGCAGCTCAGCGGCGGGCAGCAGCAACGCGTCGCCATCGCCCGCGCCCTGGCCATGGACCCCAAGGTCATGCTCTTCGACGAACCCACCAGCGCCCTCGACCCCGAAATGATCAAGGAAGTGCTGGACGTCATGAAAGAACTCGCCCGCAGCGGCATGACCATGCTCGTCGTCACCCACGAGATGGGCTTCGCCCGCGAGGTCGCCGACCGCCTGCTGTTCTTCGACCAGGGCAACATCGTCGAGGACACCACCCCCGAGAACTTCTACCAGAACCCCCAGCACGAACGCGCCAAACAGTTCCTCAGCAAGATCCTCGGCCACTGAACATAGACACAAAGCGCGCCCGCCTGGTGTTCAGGCGGGCGCGCGAACATTCAGGAATTCTGGTGGCCCTCCCGCCCGGTCAGGCGTCGCGTTTGAGCTGTCCGCCGACGATCCAGGCGGCGAGGCCGAGCAGGATGCTGGCGGTGAACACGGCCGCGTACCCCAGCCAGTCGGCGAGCAGGCCGCCCAGGGCGGGGAAGAGGAGCGCGGGAGCGATCAGGGTGTTGAGCGTGCCTATGTAGCGGCTGCGGGCGTGGTCCGGGGCGAGGTTCAGCAGGTAGTTGGTGTGGCCGAGGTTGAAGCCCTGCGCGGCGATGCTGGAGAGCATGAAGACGGGCAGGTAGGCCGGCAGTGCCAGCGGCTGCGGGGGCCGCAGGACGGTGACGGTCAGTGCCCAGAAGGCTGCGAGGACGCTGACGGCAGTGGCGTACCGGAGGATGCGGCGCGACCCGCGGCGTTCGGCGACGCGCTGCCAGATGGGGTTGGCGAGGGGCGCGGCGCCCATGACGGCCATGACGAACACGCCGAGGCTCGCGGCGGGGAAGTTCAGGTTGCGCAGGGCGTTCGCGGCGTAGAAGGATTCGCTCATGCTGGCGGCGGCCAGCAGCAGCCGCAGGTGCAGGAAGGCGCGGAAGGGCCGGTCCTGGAGCGTCACGGGAATGCTGCGCAACTCCGCGCGGAAGCCCTGGGCGGCCTGGGGGGCGTCCGGGGGTTCCTGCACCAGTCCGAAAATCCAGTACCCGAGGACGTACGCGGCCGTGCCTAGCGAGAAGATCAGGGTGTAGTCCAGCGGGAACGCGAGGTCCCCGGCGAGGATCTGCCGCACGAGAATCCCGGCCCCGAAGGCGAGCAGGCCACCGTACAGGTTGCGGGTGGCGAAGTAGCGGGGGCGGCGTTCGCTGGGCACGGTCTTGCTGACCACTTCCAGGAAGGGCAGGCCCGACACGCCGGAGGCCAGGGCATTGACCAGCATGGCCGTGAGGAACAGCGTGAGGCACAGGGCCGGCTGGTCGGCGAGGAACGCCGTGATCAGGATCATGGCGATGTACGTCGCCGTGCGGACCAGCGCCGCCGAGCGGTATACCGGCAGCTTGTAAGGCCGGCCCCGCACGCGGGAGGCGATGAACAGCTGCGGCAGCAGCCACCCCCCGAACGCGATGCCGGGCAGCAGACCGATCATCCAGTTCGGCGCGCCGAGCCGCGTGGCGAAGCCCGCGATCACGACCGTGGAGCTCATGAACCCGTCCCCGATGAACACGGCCCAGCCGTTGAGGATGCCCAGCCACTCGTTGCGGTTCCAGTCCCAGCGGCGCCGGCCGGGGCGGGTCATGAAGGGCCCGGTGCGGACGGCAGCGGGCGGGGGCGGAACGGGCGGCACATACCGGCCCAGCCTACGCCCGGCGGCGTGGCCCTGCCAGGGGGCGCGGGGCAGGCGGGCCGGGCCCGTCTACACGTCGGCTGAGGTTGGCGTTGCTGTCAGGCGGCCTGCTTCAGCTGCCGGTGAGGCGGAGCACGCCTTCCAGCGCGGCGAAGGCCTCGGCGTCGGCCAGGAAGATCAGTTCGTCGTCCGGGGTGAGGCGCAGGTCCGGGCGGGGCACGCGCACGGTGCCGTCACGGATCACGCCGACGACCTCCACGCCCGGTGGCAGCGCGACCAGGCTCAGGCGGGTGCCCTGCCAGCTGCGGGGCACGCTGCGGCGGTACAGTTCCCGCTCGCCGCGCAGCGCGCCCTCGGGCGCGGCCGGCCGGTCGAAGGGCACGGCGGCCGGAACGCTGGTCACGTTCACCACGTTCACGCGGGGCGCGTAGCGGATGCCTTCGGGCAGGAGGGGCGCGGCGGTGTTGTGGGCGCCGCTGTCCTTGCGGGCGGTGACCTGCGCGTCCATCAGGCCGCGGGGGCCGCTCAGGACGTGGGCGATGCCGGCCGCGACGAGCGCCAGCGGGAGCAGCGCCTCGCCGCCCCAGGTGGTGGCGAGCAGCGCGGCAGCCACCGGGACGTTCAGGGTGACGGTCAGCACGCTCACGGCGCCGATCATGCTGGCGATGGCGGGGTCCACGCCGAGCAGGCTGCCTAGGCCGGTGCCGAGCAGCCCGCCGATCGCCACGGACGGCAGCACGCCGCCCCCGAACGCCAGTTGCGCGCCCAGGGCCAGCAGCGTCCAGCGCAGCAGGCCCAGGCCCAGGCCTTCGGTGCCAACGAAGCCGGAGAGCGCGAGTTGCTGCCAGCCGGACCCGCCGCCCAGGATGTCCGGGGTGACGAACACGGCCACGGCGGCGGTGAGCAGGCCGAACAGGCCGCCCAGCAGCGGCCGGTACCAGGCGCCGGTCACGGTGGTGGGCAGCAGGCGGCTGAGCAGCACGGCCACCACGGCGGCCAGGGTGGTCGCCAGGGCGATCAGCAGGTACTGCGCGAGCTGCGGCGCGGCCGGGGCGGGCAGGGTGGGCACGCTGAACAGCGGGCTGAACCCGAAGGCCAGGCCGTACACGGCGCTGCCGGCGACGGCGGCGAGCAGGCAGGGCATCAGGACCTCGAACTCGAATTCGAAGCGGCGGTACAGCACCTCGGCGAGCAGCACGGCCGCGGCGAGCGGGGCGTGCAGCACCAGCCCCAGCGCCGAGGCCGCCCCGGCGAGGGTGAGGGTGCGGAATTCCACGGCGTCCAGGCTGGTCACGCGCCGGAGCAGGGCCGCGCCGAGCTGCCCGGCCAGCAGGAAGGGCGTGTCCCGGCCGACCAGCAGGCCGCTGGCGTTCGCGGCGGCGGCGGCGCCCAGGGTGCCCACCTGACTGCGCAGGCCCGGCAGGGGCGCGCGGGTGTGGTACGAGGCGATCAGGGCGTTCAGGGCGTCGCCGCGCCGGGCGGGCGTCAGGGCCGTGTACAGCATGCCCAGGGCCGGCAGGACCAGCAGGGCCCAGGGGAGGGCCGCGCCGAAGGTCATCATCAGGCCGCCCTCGCCTGGCGTGCCGGGCGGCGAGTAGCCGATCACCACGTCCCGCAGGGTGGCCAGGGCGTCCAGGGCGAGCCGCAGCAGGATGCCCAGCCCGCCGACCAGCATGCCCAGCAGCACGCTCAGCACGACCAGCCGCCCGGTTTCCAGGCGGGTCAGGACGGAGCGGGGCAGCGGGGAACGCATGGGCCGCATGGTAGTGCAGGCCGCCGCTTTCCGGAAACGGTGCGGGGCGAATCCCGGCCGGCCGGGCCGTCTGGGTGTGGGGCCGCTGCGGGGCGGGTGCAGGCGGTAACGTGGGCGGCATGACGATTGGGCCGGATCAGGCAATGGGTGGGCGCAGGGGTGGACTGGACGGGTTTTTCAACCTGTCCGGGCAGGGGAGCAGTGTGGCGCAGGAGGTCCGGGCGGGCATCACGACCTTCCTGACCATGAGTTACGTGCTGTTCGTGAACCCGCAGATTCTTTCGGGCGCCATTCAGGTGCCGAACGCGTTCGTGCAGCTGCTGATGGCCACCGCGATCGCCGCGGCGTTCGGGTCGCTGGCGATGGGCCTGGTCGCGAAGTACCCGTTCGCGCAGGCGCCCGGCATGGGCCTGAACGCCTTCTTCGCGTTCTCAGTGGTGCTGGGCATGGGCGTGCCGTGGCAGACGGCGCTGGGCGCGGTGTTCGTGAGCGGGGTGCTGTTCGTGCTGCTCAGCGTGCTGGGCGCGCGGCAGGCGATCGTGAAGGCCATCCCGAACAGCCTGAAGTTCGCCATCACGGGCGGCATCGGGGCGTTCCTGGCGTTCCTGGGGCTGCGCAGCGCGGGCATCGTCGTGGCGAACGAGGCCACCATGCTCGGCATGGGCGCGGTCACCGCGCCGGGCGCGTGGCTGGCGCTGCTGGGGTTGCTGCTCACGGCTGTGCTGATGGCCCGGAACGTGAAGGGCGCGATTCTGTACGGCATCCTGATCACCAGCCTGATCGCGGTGGTGCTGCGCCTGCCGGTGTATCCGGGCGGGCCGGAGGGTGCCCTGCAGGCATTCCAGGGCTTCCAGAACGGCGTGGTGGGCGTGCCGGTCTGGCCCTCGGACCTGGTCGGCCAGCTGGACCTGGGCGGCGCGCTGGCGCTGGGCCTGCTGAACGTGGTGTTCACGTTCTTCTTCGTGGACTTCTTCGACGCGACCGGCACCCTGACCGGCCTCGCGCACCGCGCTGGGGCGCTCACCCCGGACGGTGACCTGCCGCGTGCCCGCCGCACCTTCGCGATGGACGGCCTGGCCGCAATGTTCGGGGCGTTCATGGGCACGAGCACCGTGACCGCGTACGTGGAGTCGGCCAGCGGCATCAGCGAGGGCGGCCGGACCGGCCTGACAGCGGTGGTGGTGGGCGTGCTGTTCCTGCTGGCGACGTTCCTGTGGCCGCTCGCCGGCGCGATTCCGGCTGCCGCGACCGCGCCCGCCCTGATCCTGGTGGGCGCCCTGATGATGGAAGGGGTGCGGCACATCGACTGGGACGACCTGACCGACAGCCTCCCGGCGTTCCTGACGATCATCGCCATGCCGCTGACCTTCAGCATCGCCAACGGCGTGAGCCTGGGCGTGATCGCGTACTGCGTGCTCAAGGCCCTGACCGGCAAGGTGCGCGAGGTGAGCCCGGTCCTGTACGGCGTGGCCGCGCTGCTGCTCTTCCGTTACGTGTTCCTCGCCACCGAGTGACGCCGTGCGCGAGGTGCTGCGCGGGACGTTCCAGGCGGCCCTGGCGGCCACCGACCCGGGCCGGCTGACCGCGCGGCACCTCGCCGGCTGGTCCGGGCCGGCCCCCGCGCGGCTGCTGGCGTTCGGAAAGGCCGCCGGCCCCATGCTGGGCGCGGCCCTGGAGCGGTTTCCCCGCACGCCGGCGCTGGGCATCCTGCCGGACGATGCGGCCCTGCCTGCCGCCGTGGCGGCCGCGCCGCACGTGCACCTGCTCCGCGCGGCGCACCCCCTGCCCGATCACCGCAGCGTGCAGGCGGGCCAGGCCGCCCTGGCCGAGGCGGAGCGCCTGCCCGCCGGTGGCGTGTGGCTGGTGCTGGTGTCCGGTGGGGGCAGCGCCCTGCTGTCCCGGCCGCAGGGCGTCACCCTGGAGGATAAGGCCGCCGTGGTCCGCGACCTGATGCACGCCGGGGCGGACATCCACGCCCTGAACACGGTGCGCAAGCACCTGTCCGGCGTGAAGGGCGGCCGGCTGGCCCAGGCGGCCCTGGCGCGCGGGGCGGCCGTGCAGGCCCTGCTGCTCTCGGACGTGGTGGGGGACGACCCGGCCGTGATCGCCTCCGGGCCGACCGTGCCGGACCCCACCACCTTCGCGGACGCCCGCGCGGTGCTGGAGCGGTTCGGGGTGGCGGCGCCGGAGGTCGCGCGGCACCTCGCACGGGGGGAGGGGGGCGAGGTGCCCGACACGCCCAAGGCGCTGCCCGGCGTGACGTCGCGGGTGATCGGCTCGAACCGCCTGCTGCTGGACGCGGCCGCCCGGCATTTGCACGATCTGGGCTACGGCGTCGTGGATCTCGGCGACGGCTGGACCGGGGAGGCGCGGGACGTCGCCGCGCAGCACGCCCGGATC from Deinococcus ficus includes:
- a CDS encoding MFS transporter, translated to MPPVPPPPAAVRTGPFMTRPGRRRWDWNRNEWLGILNGWAVFIGDGFMSSTVVIAGFATRLGAPNWMIGLLPGIAFGGWLLPQLFIASRVRGRPYKLPVYRSAALVRTATYIAMILITAFLADQPALCLTLFLTAMLVNALASGVSGLPFLEVVSKTVPSERRPRYFATRNLYGGLLAFGAGILVRQILAGDLAFPLDYTLIFSLGTAAYVLGYWIFGLVQEPPDAPQAAQGFRAELRSIPVTLQDRPFRAFLHLRLLLAAASMSESFYAANALRNLNFPAASLGVFVMAVMGAAPLANPIWQRVAERRGSRRILRYATAVSVLAAFWALTVTVLRPPQPLALPAYLPVFMLSSIAAQGFNLGHTNYLLNLAPDHARSRYIGTLNTLIAPALLFPALGGLLADWLGYAAVFTASILLGLAAWIVGGQLKRDA
- a CDS encoding glycerate kinase type-2 family protein, yielding MREVLRGTFQAALAATDPGRLTARHLAGWSGPAPARLLAFGKAAGPMLGAALERFPRTPALGILPDDAALPAAVAAAPHVHLLRAAHPLPDHRSVQAGQAALAEAERLPAGGVWLVLVSGGGSALLSRPQGVTLEDKAAVVRDLMHAGADIHALNTVRKHLSGVKGGRLAQAALARGAAVQALLLSDVVGDDPAVIASGPTVPDPTTFADARAVLERFGVAAPEVARHLARGEGGEVPDTPKALPGVTSRVIGSNRLLLDAAARHLHDLGYGVVDLGDGWTGEARDVAAQHARIVQEHLNTDAPLALVSGGEATVTVRGPGVGGRNHEFALALALHLGPTGVWGLSAGSDGLDGSSGAAGAILTPDTLARAAALGLDAAACLTRNDSGAFFAALGDGLVTGPTGQNLNDLRVLLVSPRRA
- a CDS encoding NCS2 family permease, with the translated sequence MTIGPDQAMGGRRGGLDGFFNLSGQGSSVAQEVRAGITTFLTMSYVLFVNPQILSGAIQVPNAFVQLLMATAIAAAFGSLAMGLVAKYPFAQAPGMGLNAFFAFSVVLGMGVPWQTALGAVFVSGVLFVLLSVLGARQAIVKAIPNSLKFAITGGIGAFLAFLGLRSAGIVVANEATMLGMGAVTAPGAWLALLGLLLTAVLMARNVKGAILYGILITSLIAVVLRLPVYPGGPEGALQAFQGFQNGVVGVPVWPSDLVGQLDLGGALALGLLNVVFTFFFVDFFDATGTLTGLAHRAGALTPDGDLPRARRTFAMDGLAAMFGAFMGTSTVTAYVESASGISEGGRTGLTAVVVGVLFLLATFLWPLAGAIPAAATAPALILVGALMMEGVRHIDWDDLTDSLPAFLTIIAMPLTFSIANGVSLGVIAYCVLKALTGKVREVSPVLYGVAALLLFRYVFLATE
- a CDS encoding amino acid ABC transporter ATP-binding protein, which produces MIQIRDVHKHFGSFHALRGVNLDVKSGEVVVVIGPSGSGKSTFIRTINALDAHDQGTIIVDGIELNGRGNLDAIRREVGMVFQSFNLFPHLTVLENITLAPTRVRRTSRPEADARGLELLRRVGIEEQAHKYPAQLSGGQQQRVAIARALAMDPKVMLFDEPTSALDPEMIKEVLDVMKELARSGMTMLVVTHEMGFAREVADRLLFFDQGNIVEDTTPENFYQNPQHERAKQFLSKILGH
- a CDS encoding TAXI family TRAP transporter solute-binding subunit, whose protein sequence is MKKSIKQLTAVLGLGVAAAALAQGTTFLTIGTGSTTGVYFPVGTGMAKLMNDAGGVRANARSTGGSVFNMSALATGELDMAIVQNDIAFYAFRGTGVSSFEGKANNKVRAMGVLYPEVLHIVARKDAKINSVADLKGKRVVTGDLGSGTEQTARQVLEAYGLGFDDLGQQLRVSPAQGITLMQDKRADALFYTVGVGASAISQIAQTVDVKIVPVSGNQATALIKKYPFYVRYNVPAKSYKGVGATVPSVAVQAVMVTTTALSEDAVYKAMKATFGDEKALKAIHPSLNTNFSLTKATKGAGVPFHPGAIKFFKENGLNVK
- a CDS encoding chloride channel protein, translated to MRSPLPRSVLTRLETGRLVVLSVLLGMLVGGLGILLRLALDALATLRDVVIGYSPPGTPGEGGLMMTFGAALPWALLVLPALGMLYTALTPARRGDALNALIASYHTRAPLPGLRSQVGTLGAAAAANASGLLVGRDTPFLLAGQLGAALLRRVTSLDAVEFRTLTLAGAASALGLVLHAPLAAAVLLAEVLYRRFEFEFEVLMPCLLAAVAGSAVYGLAFGFSPLFSVPTLPAPAAPQLAQYLLIALATTLAAVVAVLLSRLLPTTVTGAWYRPLLGGLFGLLTAAVAVFVTPDILGGGSGWQQLALSGFVGTEGLGLGLLRWTLLALGAQLAFGGGVLPSVAIGGLLGTGLGSLLGVDPAIASMIGAVSVLTVTLNVPVAAALLATTWGGEALLPLALVAAGIAHVLSGPRGLMDAQVTARKDSGAHNTAAPLLPEGIRYAPRVNVVNVTSVPAAVPFDRPAAPEGALRGERELYRRSVPRSWQGTRLSLVALPPGVEVVGVIRDGTVRVPRPDLRLTPDDELIFLADAEAFAALEGVLRLTGS